In the Alphaproteobacteria bacterium genome, GGTCGGCGAGCAGCGGGCTTACCTCGAGGATAAACTGAGCGAGTTGTCCGGCTACGCTTCCGCCAAGGCCGCGGGCGTGATGCGGGCGGTCGGGGGCAAGAAGGGCACCCGGCGCAAGGCCACGCCCAAATACCGCTCGCGCAAGAATCCAAAAATCG is a window encoding:
- a CDS encoding H-NS family nucleoid-associated regulatory protein; its protein translation is MKRKVGEQRAYLEDKLSELSGYASAKAAGVMRAVGGKKGTRRKATPKYRSRKNPKIVWSGRGVTPVWMRDEMKGTKLKKDDFLIAKA